A single region of the Blastopirellula marina genome encodes:
- a CDS encoding HK97-gp10 family putative phage morphogenesis protein codes for MEWKVSITGEKKLDKALRNLEPKFRRKVANKAMRKGMKIIQRTAKSYAPVGKPQKDHTPGLLKKNIKVRAGKRSRRTFGIDVRIGDKDWQGKAWYGSAVVFGTKKQKENDFMKRAYKDKESQVRKQVINDMWQGIEDIAKEGAR; via the coding sequence ATGGAATGGAAGGTAAGCATCACCGGCGAAAAGAAGCTGGACAAAGCCCTTCGCAACCTAGAGCCAAAGTTTCGCCGAAAGGTTGCCAACAAGGCTATGCGAAAAGGTATGAAAATCATCCAACGCACAGCCAAGAGCTATGCCCCTGTCGGCAAACCACAGAAGGACCATACTCCCGGTTTACTAAAGAAAAACATCAAGGTTCGTGCTGGTAAGCGATCCCGTCGCACCTTTGGCATCGACGTAAGAATCGGTGACAAGGACTGGCAAGGAAAAGCATGGTACGGCTCAGCCGTCGTTTTCGGAACTAAGAAACAGAAAGAGAACGACTTCATGAAGCGAGCATATAAAGACAAAGAATCACAGGTCAGAAAACAAGTGATTAACGACATGTGGCAGGGTATCGAAGATATCGCCAAAGAAGGAGCAAGATGA
- a CDS encoding DUF3168 domain-containing protein — protein sequence MTIQQAIVNYLLEQSNVTDLVSNRIFTNHLPQKPEFPAITIRLVSADHGRNLDGPNGVVRARIQIEAWSKDFLESQDIAEQVRTKVQGYSGLMDELLIRSCGLEEDIDTPEPPDDDSDEWFYSKALIFSMLYIESIPAH from the coding sequence ATGACAATACAGCAGGCAATAGTCAACTATCTATTGGAACAAAGCAATGTAACCGATCTCGTATCGAATCGAATTTTCACCAATCATTTGCCGCAAAAGCCCGAGTTTCCAGCTATCACCATTCGTCTCGTTTCGGCTGACCATGGCCGAAACCTCGACGGCCCAAATGGCGTGGTCAGGGCTCGCATTCAAATCGAGGCTTGGTCGAAAGATTTTCTTGAATCGCAAGACATCGCTGAACAAGTAAGAACGAAGGTGCAGGGATATTCCGGCCTGATGGATGAATTGCTCATTCGATCATGTGGTCTTGAGGAAGACATCGATACACCGGAGCCACCAGACGACGATTCCGACGAATGGTTTTATAGCAAGGCTTTGATTTTCTCGATGCTCTACATCGAATCGATTCCCGCTCACTAA
- a CDS encoding phage tail tube protein produces MAITIGEGCLLKQNGTTVGQRTSITGPSSSRAEVETTHLDSEQKEYRPGLKESGTVSLEYEFDPQDTSHQAVETSYDDGDTDEWTLEYSDGSTRVFDGFITSYETNGMTVEGNVLASLTIRITGDITRTNASVGLLSVNGKKGVHVRSRNNPKVETTKVDTKEGGK; encoded by the coding sequence ATGGCAATCACAATTGGAGAAGGTTGTCTTCTCAAACAAAACGGAACAACTGTTGGTCAGCGTACCAGCATCACCGGTCCATCTTCGTCACGTGCCGAGGTGGAAACCACACATCTCGATTCAGAACAGAAAGAATATCGCCCCGGCCTGAAAGAATCCGGTACGGTTTCTCTGGAATACGAATTCGATCCTCAAGATACAAGCCATCAAGCCGTGGAAACCTCCTATGACGATGGAGACACGGACGAATGGACCTTGGAATATTCAGACGGTTCAACTCGTGTTTTCGACGGCTTCATTACATCATACGAAACTAACGGCATGACCGTTGAGGGCAATGTTCTTGCATCGCTCACGATTCGTATCACTGGCGACATCACACGCACAAATGCCAGCGTGGGTCTCTTGTCAGTTAATGGCAAAAAGGGCGTTCACGTTCGATCTCGGAACAATCCCAAGGTTGAAACCACGAAGGTTGATACCAAGGAAGGAGGCAAATAA